In a genomic window of Pangasianodon hypophthalmus isolate fPanHyp1 chromosome 1, fPanHyp1.pri, whole genome shotgun sequence:
- the si:dkey-56f14.7 gene encoding engulfment and cell motility protein 2 isoform X3 — translation MMNQDELKSRTMQELRDRLQPEVAELIKQQRLNRLCEGACFRKISTRRRQVTVADIKTLITGKDCPHVKEKGALKQNKEVPELAFSILYESDEYLNFIAPDKYEYCIWTDGLNALLGKEMTSELTKSDMDTLVTMEIKLRLLDLENVQIPEVPPPVPKEPKDYDFVYDYSQQHT, via the exons ATGATGAACCAGGATGAATTAAAATCACGTACAATGCA GGAGTTGCGTGACAGGCTCCAGCCAGAGGTGGCCGAGCTGATCAAGCAGCAGAGGCTGAACCGGCTGTGCGAGGGTGCCTGCTTCAGGAAGATCAGCACTCGCCGCAGACAAG TAACAGTAGCAGATATTAAGACATTGATAACTGGGAAAGATTGTCCTCATGTGAAGGAGAAAGGAGCGCTAAAGCAAAATAAG GAGGTGCCTGAGCTTGCTTTCTCCATTTTATATGAGTCTGATGAATATTTGAACTTCATTGCTCCAGACAAGTATGAG TACTGCATCTGGACAGATGGCCTGAATGCTCTGTTGGGAAAAGAGATGACAAGTGAACTCACCAAGTCAGATATGGACACACTGGTTACCATGGAGATAAAGCTCCGCCTCTTAGACCTTGAGAATGTTCAGATTCCTGAAGTTCCGCCCCCTGTACCCAAAGAACCCAAAGATTATGActttgtttatgattacagccaACAGCACACTTGA
- the si:dkey-56f14.7 gene encoding engulfment and cell motility protein 1 isoform X1 → MMNQDELKSRTMQELRDRLQPEVAELIKQQRLNRLCEGACFRKISTRRRQDKFLYCRLSPNHKVLHYGDVEDLSQGQIPHESLQEKLTVADIKTLITGKDCPHVKEKGALKQNKEVPELAFSILYESDEYLNFIAPDKYEYCIWTDGLNALLGKEMTSELTKSDMDTLVTMEIKLRLLDLENVQIPEVPPPVPKEPKDYDFVYDYSQQHT, encoded by the exons ATGATGAACCAGGATGAATTAAAATCACGTACAATGCA GGAGTTGCGTGACAGGCTCCAGCCAGAGGTGGCCGAGCTGATCAAGCAGCAGAGGCTGAACCGGCTGTGCGAGGGTGCCTGCTTCAGGAAGATCAGCACTCGCCGCAGACAAG ATAAGTTTTTGTATTGTCGACTGTCTCCAAATCACAAAGTACTGCACTATGGGGATGTAGAGGATTTGTCACAGGGACAAATCCCCCATGAATCTCTACAAGAGAAAT TAACAGTAGCAGATATTAAGACATTGATAACTGGGAAAGATTGTCCTCATGTGAAGGAGAAAGGAGCGCTAAAGCAAAATAAG GAGGTGCCTGAGCTTGCTTTCTCCATTTTATATGAGTCTGATGAATATTTGAACTTCATTGCTCCAGACAAGTATGAG TACTGCATCTGGACAGATGGCCTGAATGCTCTGTTGGGAAAAGAGATGACAAGTGAACTCACCAAGTCAGATATGGACACACTGGTTACCATGGAGATAAAGCTCCGCCTCTTAGACCTTGAGAATGTTCAGATTCCTGAAGTTCCGCCCCCTGTACCCAAAGAACCCAAAGATTATGActttgtttatgattacagccaACAGCACACTTGA
- the LOC113526829 gene encoding serum paraoxonase/arylesterase 2: MGKLMVLTVLVAALAVLIGERFFALRKTTLAYRELTQNHLPNCELIKGIEIGAEDITILEDGQAFISSGLKYPGLPRYTDAPGKIYVLNPSSGADPIELHIKGDFDTASFGPHGISVYTDEEDGSRYLFVVNHPHENSQVEIFQYVEEESTLVHMKTIKHELLHNVNDIVAVGVENFYATNDHYFTNEYLMPLEALLSLYWCNVVYYSPEAVHVVAGGLFSANGINISPDKKHLYVSDLMDHSIVVLNIQKDNTLSRVKKVAVGSLCDNIEVESKTGDLWMGCHPNGVKLLLNDPNDPPGSEVIRIQNIHSDEPVVTQVYSDNGSVLIGSSVATPYKGKLLIGSVYHKALICDLE, translated from the exons ATGGGGAAGTTAATGGTACTGACGGTTCTGGTTGCAGCTCTAGCAGTACTGATTGGAGAGCGATTTTTTGCACTAAG AAAAACAACACTGGCTTATAGAGAACTCACCCAGAATCACCTCCCTAACTGTGAACTGATAAAAGGAATAG AGATTGGAGCCGAGGACATCACCATACTTGAAGATGGACAGGCTTTCATAAGCTCT GGTCTGAAGTACCCAGGGCTGCCTCGTTATACAGACGCGCCTGGAAAGATCTATGTGCTAAATCCGTCCTCTGGAGCAGATCCAATAGAGCTCCACATCAAGGGAGACTTTGACACAGCATCTTTTGGCCCACATGGAATCAGTGTATATACAGATGAAGAAG ATGGCTCTCGATATTTATTTGTGGTGAATCATCCACATGAAAATAGCCAGgttgaaatatttcagtatgtcGAAGAGGAAAGCACTCTAGTGCACATGAAGACTATAAAGCATGAGTTGCTGCATAA TGTGAATGACATTGTAGCTGTGGGAGTGGAGAATTTCTACGCCACTAATGATCACTACTTCACCAATGAGTACCTGATGCCTCTGGAAGCGCTGCTCTCTCTGTACTGGTGTAACGTGGTGTATTATAGTCCTGAAGCAGTTCATGTTGTGGCAGGAGGACTTTTTAGTGCCAATGGAATCAACATCTCCCCTGACAAAAA GCATTTGTATGTGTCAGATTTAATGGATCACAGTATTGTTGTGCTGAACATCCAGAAAGACAACACACTATCCCGTGTGAAG AAAGTTGCTGTAGGCTCCCTCTGTGACAATATCGAAGTGGAGAGTAAAACTGGAGACTTGTGGATGGGTTGCCACCCAAATGGAGTCAAATTGCTTCTAAATGATCCGAATGATCCACCTGgctcagag GTCATTCGTATTCAGAATATCCACTCTGATGAGCCAGTGGTGACTCAAGTGTACTCTGATAATGGCAGTGTGCTCATAGGATCTTCAGTGGCTACTCCGTACAAAGGGAAACTTCTTATAGGAAGCGTGtatcacaaagccctgatctGTGACCTTGAGTAG
- the si:dkey-56f14.7 gene encoding engulfment and cell motility protein 1 isoform X2, whose protein sequence is MMNQDELKSRTMQELRDRLQPEVAELIKQQRLNRLCEGACFRKISTRRRQDKFLYCRLSPNHKVLHYGDVEDLSQGQIPHESLQEKLTVADIKTLITGKDCPHVKEKGALKQNKYCIWTDGLNALLGKEMTSELTKSDMDTLVTMEIKLRLLDLENVQIPEVPPPVPKEPKDYDFVYDYSQQHT, encoded by the exons ATGATGAACCAGGATGAATTAAAATCACGTACAATGCA GGAGTTGCGTGACAGGCTCCAGCCAGAGGTGGCCGAGCTGATCAAGCAGCAGAGGCTGAACCGGCTGTGCGAGGGTGCCTGCTTCAGGAAGATCAGCACTCGCCGCAGACAAG ATAAGTTTTTGTATTGTCGACTGTCTCCAAATCACAAAGTACTGCACTATGGGGATGTAGAGGATTTGTCACAGGGACAAATCCCCCATGAATCTCTACAAGAGAAAT TAACAGTAGCAGATATTAAGACATTGATAACTGGGAAAGATTGTCCTCATGTGAAGGAGAAAGGAGCGCTAAAGCAAAATAAG TACTGCATCTGGACAGATGGCCTGAATGCTCTGTTGGGAAAAGAGATGACAAGTGAACTCACCAAGTCAGATATGGACACACTGGTTACCATGGAGATAAAGCTCCGCCTCTTAGACCTTGAGAATGTTCAGATTCCTGAAGTTCCGCCCCCTGTACCCAAAGAACCCAAAGATTATGActttgtttatgattacagccaACAGCACACTTGA